In one Halorubrum sp. CBA1229 genomic region, the following are encoded:
- a CDS encoding FAD-binding and (Fe-S)-binding domain-containing protein, with protein sequence MATEPTWGADTPDLDTSAAALGHDRPDVPAYRALAEDLRERVAGEVQFDEYAQVLYATDGSIYQARPAGVVTPRSVDDVQAAMRVAADHEVPVIPRGAGSSLGGQTVGPGCVVLDFSKYMDEIVEVRPDDRRAVVQPGVVQDHLDDRLAEDGLKFAPDPASSARATVVGGIGNNSTGAHSVRYGITDAYTEELKVVLADGSLLHTREVVLDSPEYEEIVSKDDQEAALYETTRALVEENEAAIDEKYPNLKRSVSGYNLHKVIYENDAGETVINLSKLFVGAEGTLGTIVEAEVSLVTRPEETALALYTFDSLVDAMKAVPEALEFPVSAVELMDDEVFSLAAGSQEFAQYAEPIPDRAAAALMLEWDSELVDDFEDAIADTNAYFVDEGDAFDVLEAYTPEDQADIWKLRKAAIPLLMGMQGDPKPYPFIEDATVPPEELAEYVGQFEDVLTDHDTSAAYFAHAGSGTLHIRPILSLKEEEGVEKMHSISEDVTDLVLEHHGAFSGEHGDGLARTEFNPKMYGEDLWSAFQELKSTFDPEWRMNPGKVVYVDGDTAAERGYPDTAADTDMRENLRYGPEYQSIEPQTALDFSDEGGFSHLVELCNGCGTCREVDSGVMCPTYRASEEEIQATRGRANMLRAAISGELDEDEIHSDRFQEEVLGLCVGCKGCKSDCPTGVDLAKLKAEVKHEHHEEEGSGLRERIFRDIDRFSALGSTLAPISNAASKIPGARAVMDAVAGIAPDRELPTFRSESFEEWFASRGGSTVDPAEAVDTVALFPDTYTNYSYPAAGKAAVAVLEAAGVRVEVPDDLAPSGRAAFSTGFLDDARERAETNVAALAPRVRDGQSVVFVEPSDAVMFQDEYLDLLDGEDVEAVSAAAYGVLEYLDAGRVDERLAFDAPAESLTYHGHCNQKATNKDHHAVGVLRRAGYDVDPLDSSCCGMAGSFGYESEHYDISKAIGRILFDQVDESDGETVTAPGASCRSQLGDRDADAENPPHPIEKVAEAVTGPAPDAVADAGAADATSASPADD encoded by the coding sequence ATGGCAACTGAGCCCACGTGGGGAGCTGACACGCCTGACCTGGACACGTCGGCGGCCGCGCTCGGTCACGATCGACCGGACGTGCCCGCCTACCGGGCGCTCGCGGAGGACCTCCGCGAGCGCGTCGCCGGCGAGGTCCAGTTCGACGAGTACGCGCAGGTGCTGTACGCGACCGACGGCAGCATCTATCAGGCGCGCCCGGCCGGCGTCGTGACGCCGCGGTCGGTCGACGACGTGCAGGCGGCGATGCGGGTCGCGGCCGACCACGAGGTCCCCGTCATCCCGCGGGGCGCCGGCTCCTCGCTGGGCGGCCAGACGGTCGGTCCGGGCTGTGTCGTCCTCGACTTCTCGAAGTACATGGACGAGATCGTCGAGGTCCGCCCCGACGACCGTCGGGCGGTGGTCCAGCCCGGCGTCGTCCAGGACCACCTCGACGACCGGCTGGCCGAGGACGGGCTGAAGTTCGCGCCCGACCCGGCCTCCTCGGCGCGCGCGACCGTCGTCGGCGGCATCGGCAACAACTCCACGGGCGCGCACTCGGTGCGGTACGGGATCACCGACGCGTACACGGAGGAGCTGAAAGTCGTGCTCGCGGACGGCTCGCTGCTCCACACCCGCGAGGTCGTCCTCGACTCGCCGGAGTACGAGGAGATCGTCTCGAAGGACGACCAAGAGGCCGCGCTGTACGAGACCACCCGCGCGCTCGTCGAGGAGAACGAGGCCGCGATCGACGAGAAGTACCCGAACCTCAAGCGCTCCGTCTCCGGGTACAACCTCCACAAGGTGATCTACGAGAACGACGCGGGCGAGACGGTGATCAACCTCTCGAAGCTGTTCGTCGGCGCCGAGGGGACGCTCGGCACGATCGTCGAGGCCGAGGTGTCGCTGGTCACCCGCCCCGAGGAGACGGCGCTCGCGCTGTACACCTTCGACTCGCTGGTCGACGCGATGAAGGCGGTGCCCGAGGCGCTGGAGTTCCCGGTGAGCGCGGTCGAGCTGATGGACGACGAGGTGTTCTCGCTCGCGGCCGGGTCACAGGAGTTCGCGCAGTACGCCGAGCCGATCCCGGACCGCGCGGCCGCGGCGCTCATGTTAGAGTGGGACTCCGAGCTCGTCGACGACTTCGAGGACGCCATCGCCGACACGAACGCGTACTTCGTCGACGAGGGCGACGCGTTCGACGTGCTGGAGGCGTACACGCCCGAAGACCAGGCCGACATCTGGAAGCTCCGAAAGGCGGCCATCCCGCTGTTGATGGGCATGCAGGGCGACCCGAAGCCGTACCCGTTCATCGAGGACGCGACGGTGCCGCCCGAGGAGCTCGCGGAGTACGTGGGGCAGTTCGAGGACGTCCTCACCGACCACGACACCTCGGCGGCGTACTTCGCGCACGCGGGGTCCGGCACCCTCCACATCCGGCCCATCCTCTCGCTGAAGGAGGAGGAGGGCGTCGAGAAGATGCACTCCATCTCCGAGGACGTCACCGACCTCGTCTTGGAGCACCACGGTGCCTTCTCGGGCGAGCACGGCGACGGGCTCGCGCGCACCGAGTTCAACCCGAAGATGTACGGCGAGGACCTCTGGAGCGCGTTCCAGGAGCTCAAGTCGACGTTCGACCCCGAGTGGCGGATGAACCCCGGGAAGGTCGTCTACGTCGACGGCGACACCGCCGCCGAGCGCGGCTACCCCGACACCGCCGCCGACACGGACATGCGGGAGAACCTCCGGTACGGCCCGGAGTACCAGTCGATCGAGCCGCAGACCGCCCTCGACTTCTCGGACGAGGGCGGGTTCTCGCACCTCGTCGAGCTGTGTAACGGCTGCGGCACCTGCCGGGAGGTCGACTCCGGCGTGATGTGTCCGACCTACCGCGCCTCCGAGGAGGAGATTCAGGCGACTCGCGGCCGGGCGAACATGCTCCGGGCCGCCATCAGCGGGGAGCTCGACGAGGACGAGATCCATTCCGACCGATTCCAAGAGGAAGTGCTCGGGCTCTGCGTCGGCTGCAAGGGCTGTAAGAGCGACTGTCCCACGGGGGTCGACCTCGCGAAGCTCAAAGCCGAGGTGAAACACGAGCACCACGAGGAGGAGGGGTCGGGACTCCGCGAGCGGATCTTCCGCGACATCGACCGCTTCTCGGCGCTCGGGAGCACGCTCGCGCCGATCTCGAACGCGGCGTCGAAGATCCCCGGCGCCCGCGCGGTGATGGACGCGGTCGCGGGGATCGCCCCGGACCGCGAGCTGCCGACGTTCCGCTCCGAGAGCTTCGAGGAGTGGTTCGCGTCGCGCGGCGGCTCGACGGTCGACCCCGCGGAGGCGGTCGACACGGTCGCGCTGTTCCCCGACACCTACACCAACTACAGCTACCCGGCCGCGGGCAAGGCCGCCGTCGCGGTGCTGGAGGCGGCCGGCGTCCGCGTTGAGGTCCCGGACGACCTCGCGCCCTCGGGCCGGGCGGCGTTCTCGACTGGGTTCCTCGACGACGCCCGCGAGCGCGCCGAGACCAACGTCGCGGCGCTCGCGCCCCGCGTCCGCGACGGGCAGTCGGTCGTCTTCGTCGAGCCCTCGGACGCGGTGATGTTCCAGGACGAATACCTCGACCTGCTCGACGGCGAGGACGTCGAGGCCGTCTCAGCGGCCGCGTACGGAGTCTTAGAGTACCTCGACGCCGGCCGCGTCGACGAGCGGTTGGCGTTCGACGCGCCCGCGGAGTCGCTCACGTACCACGGCCACTGCAACCAGAAGGCCACGAACAAGGACCACCACGCGGTCGGCGTGCTCCGCCGGGCCGGCTACGACGTCGACCCGCTCGACTCCTCCTGTTGCGGGATGGCCGGCTCGTTCGGCTACGAGTCCGAGCACTACGACATCTCGAAGGCGATCGGCCGGATCCTCTTCGATCAGGTCGACGAGAGCGACGGCGAGACGGTGACCGCGCCGGGCGCCTCCTGTCGCTCGCAGCTCGGCGACCGCGACGCCGACGCGGAGAACCCGCCGCACCCGATCGAGAAGGTCGCCGAGGCGGTGACCGGACCCGCGCCCGACGCCGTCGCCGACGCGGGCGCCGCCGACGCGACGAGCGCGTCGCCCGCCGACGACTGA
- a CDS encoding ABC transporter permease, translated as MVSKRFVFKRLLMLFPVLFGVATVVFAILHLSPGDPAVVIAGDRASQEFVNQVRSDLGLDDPLWQQYVRFLGEVATFDFGQSYQVNRGAAVSQILVDRLPITIELALLGQLAGLLFGLPLGILSAVKQDTWTDHLTRIGALSGISIPIYWSGPLLILLFAQFLGLLPTSGRIGSEYFVEPVTGLILVDTLLAGNVAAFQSAVVHLLLPVVVLGIYQMALLSRMMRSSMVEVIRQDYMRTARAKGQGSKITVMKHGLRNAFIPVITVIGIQFGSLLGGAVLTETVFEINGIGTLLVDAINRSDYPVVQGTVLVFAVLYTLVNLGVDLTYSVLDPRIEQ; from the coding sequence ATGGTCTCCAAACGCTTCGTCTTCAAACGGCTGCTCATGCTGTTCCCCGTGCTGTTCGGGGTCGCGACGGTGGTCTTTGCCATTCTCCACCTCTCGCCGGGCGATCCCGCCGTGGTCATCGCCGGCGACCGAGCGAGCCAGGAGTTCGTCAACCAGGTCCGCTCGGACTTGGGGCTCGACGACCCGCTCTGGCAACAGTACGTTCGCTTCCTCGGCGAGGTGGCGACGTTCGACTTCGGCCAGTCCTACCAGGTGAACCGGGGCGCGGCGGTGAGCCAGATCCTCGTGGATCGGCTCCCGATCACGATCGAACTCGCGCTGCTCGGACAGCTCGCCGGCCTCCTGTTCGGGCTCCCGCTGGGTATTCTCAGCGCGGTCAAACAGGACACGTGGACCGACCACCTCACACGCATCGGCGCGCTGAGCGGGATCAGCATCCCGATCTACTGGAGCGGTCCGCTCCTCATCCTGCTGTTCGCGCAGTTCCTCGGGCTCCTCCCGACCAGCGGTCGAATCGGCTCCGAGTACTTCGTCGAACCGGTCACGGGGCTCATCCTCGTCGACACGCTGTTGGCGGGGAACGTCGCGGCGTTCCAGTCCGCTGTCGTTCACCTCCTCTTGCCGGTGGTGGTGCTCGGGATCTATCAGATGGCGCTGCTCTCGCGGATGATGCGCTCGTCGATGGTCGAGGTGATCCGCCAGGACTACATGCGGACCGCGCGCGCGAAGGGACAGGGCTCGAAGATCACCGTCATGAAACACGGCCTCCGCAACGCCTTCATCCCCGTCATCACCGTGATCGGCATCCAGTTCGGATCGCTGCTCGGCGGCGCGGTGCTCACGGAGACCGTCTTCGAGATCAACGGCATCGGCACGCTGCTCGTCGACGCGATCAACCGCAGCGACTACCCCGTCGTCCAGGGGACCGTCCTCGTCTTCGCCGTATTGTACACGCTCGTTAACTTGGGCGTCGACCTCACCTACTCGGTCCTCGACCCGCGTATCGAACAATGA
- a CDS encoding ABC transporter permease: MSTETQTGAVDRSIVERLRASPFLSQLSSNRLAITGIIIIVSVVLIAVYARLTYDLSELMATQFGTNPSEASPSAEYLFGTDGQARDIFPRVMYGAWYAVLYGTVTVVASTFLGVSLGIVAAYYGDLTDNVIMRTMDVLLSFPSLLLALALVTIFPEELGLWRAVGALTLVYTPRFARVVRGAALKVLEDEYTDATRALGATDPRLLIRHVLPNCLAPITVQSTLNYGLAIIDIAALSFLGFGASPGEPTWGMMLSNGVEFGLFSGAWWWSFFPGLLLALTVLGFNLLGDGMRDALDPRMRETVD; encoded by the coding sequence ATGAGCACGGAGACACAGACCGGCGCCGTCGACCGAAGCATCGTCGAGCGGCTGCGCGCGAGCCCGTTCCTCTCGCAGCTCTCCTCGAACCGACTCGCGATCACCGGGATCATCATCATCGTGAGCGTCGTCCTGATCGCGGTCTACGCGCGGCTCACCTACGACCTCAGCGAGCTCATGGCGACGCAGTTCGGGACGAACCCCTCCGAGGCTTCGCCCAGCGCGGAGTACCTCTTCGGCACGGACGGGCAGGCCCGCGACATCTTCCCGCGCGTGATGTACGGGGCCTGGTACGCGGTCCTCTACGGAACGGTCACCGTCGTCGCGTCGACGTTCCTCGGGGTGAGTCTGGGGATCGTCGCCGCGTACTACGGTGACCTGACCGACAACGTCATCATGCGGACGATGGACGTCCTGCTGTCGTTCCCGTCGCTACTCTTAGCGCTCGCGCTCGTCACCATCTTCCCGGAGGAGCTGGGCCTGTGGCGGGCCGTTGGGGCGCTGACGCTCGTCTACACCCCCCGGTTCGCCCGCGTCGTCCGCGGGGCCGCGCTGAAGGTGCTCGAAGACGAGTACACCGACGCCACGCGGGCGCTGGGCGCGACCGACCCCCGACTGCTCATCCGTCACGTCCTCCCGAACTGCCTCGCGCCGATCACGGTCCAGTCGACGCTCAACTACGGGCTCGCGATCATCGACATTGCCGCGCTGTCGTTCCTCGGCTTCGGCGCCAGTCCCGGGGAGCCGACGTGGGGGATGATGCTCTCGAACGGTGTCGAGTTCGGGCTGTTCTCCGGGGCGTGGTGGTGGTCGTTCTTCCCCGGCCTGCTGCTCGCGCTGACGGTGCTCGGCTTCAACCTCCTCGGCGACGGGATGCGCGACGCGCTCGACCCGCGGATGCGCGAGACCGTTGACTGA
- a CDS encoding VOC family protein — protein MEILHTCLNVADADRTADWYVEQLGFERSWEFTTADGDTRNVYVSDDAGVEFQLSDTDGEEPSSDGDRYDHVAVGVDDVDAAFEAIDHHGVVKEPGDQPEAGARTAFVKDPDGHAVELIEPL, from the coding sequence ATGGAGATACTCCACACCTGTCTCAACGTGGCAGACGCCGACCGCACCGCCGACTGGTACGTCGAGCAGCTCGGGTTCGAGCGCTCCTGGGAGTTCACGACCGCCGACGGCGACACGCGCAACGTCTACGTCTCGGACGACGCCGGCGTCGAGTTCCAGCTGTCCGACACCGACGGCGAGGAGCCGAGTTCGGACGGCGACCGCTACGACCACGTCGCCGTCGGCGTCGACGACGTCGACGCGGCGTTCGAGGCGATCGACCACCACGGCGTCGTGAAGGAGCCGGGCGACCAGCCCGAAGCCGGCGCGCGCACGGCGTTCGTGAAGGACCCCGACGGCCACGCGGTCGAGCTGATCGAACCGCTGTAA
- a CDS encoding class I SAM-dependent methyltransferase, which translates to MNRSEVRRAWDDVAATYADRRDPDGSDAALIDDLLAGLPPDPDVLDVGCGDGARTLANLPAGSVGVDVSRRGLDLAAETVPEARLVHGEMSALPLAAESVDAITAYHAVFHVERDRHPDVYAEFARALRPGGRLLMTLPGGRFETVRRGWMGGRMFFSAPGRDRTLAQLREAGFTDVETTTATDPLGSDTEFALATLGGG; encoded by the coding sequence ATGAACCGAAGCGAGGTGCGGCGAGCGTGGGACGACGTGGCGGCGACGTACGCCGACCGACGCGACCCGGACGGCTCCGACGCGGCGCTGATCGACGACCTGCTCGCCGGGCTTCCGCCCGACCCGGACGTCCTCGACGTCGGTTGCGGCGACGGGGCGCGGACGCTCGCGAACCTCCCGGCCGGCAGCGTCGGGGTCGACGTCTCGCGGCGCGGGCTCGACCTCGCGGCCGAGACCGTTCCCGAGGCCCGGCTCGTTCACGGAGAGATGTCCGCGCTCCCGCTCGCGGCCGAGAGTGTCGACGCGATCACGGCGTACCACGCGGTGTTTCACGTCGAGCGCGACCGCCACCCCGACGTGTACGCGGAGTTCGCCCGCGCCCTCCGCCCGGGCGGACGGCTCCTCATGACCCTTCCGGGCGGCCGGTTCGAGACGGTGCGCCGCGGCTGGATGGGCGGCCGCATGTTCTTCTCGGCGCCGGGCCGCGACCGCACCCTCGCGCAGCTCCGCGAGGCCGGGTTCACCGACGTCGAGACGACGACCGCGACCGACCCGCTCGGGAGCGACACCGAGTTCGCGCTCGCGACGCTCGGCGGGGGGTGA
- a CDS encoding L-lactate permease — MTTGIDVAVAAIPLLLAGILLVGFLWPATRAMPIAWVAAMGIGYAAWNMPVNWLLAASAGGFMTAIEILWIVFGALVLLYTLMEAGAFDRINQGFATVSDDRRVQIVLIAFFMATFIEGAAGFGTPAAVVAPLLLGLGFPALAAVVAGIIGHIIAVTYGAVGTPIVVGIQNPMESVEFTRTAIQDGGMTVQEFSVNVAAWAATYHALVGFVMPLFAVGMVVYFFGDPEDRSLKPAWEVAPLCIASGIAFAVPYWISAWFLTAEFPSLIGSMVGGTIILTVLRAGYLLPDDEWEFPEREKWADHWVGTIEPGQSNGSNGGSPEAQAADLSGDEDMSLFKAWSPYVLLVILLVVTRAVGPISDFINRDIFIVSWGNILGTDLTGAVAWMNVPGFWLLVSAVLAIPIFSMSGQEIGDAWKEAGRKIVSPFIALVFVIAMVQVMLQSGAHPGNTPGGVSMIVLLAQTTADILGVAYPAFASLIGALGAAMAGSNTVSNITFGAFQFEAATQLGLPRTIIVGAQAVGGAIGNLVAIHNLVAALATVGLLGQEGRVMRLNLIPLLYYATGVGLLCLLFSYVLFPGVF, encoded by the coding sequence ATGACGACGGGGATCGACGTCGCCGTGGCCGCGATCCCGCTCCTGCTCGCGGGGATTCTACTGGTCGGGTTCCTCTGGCCGGCGACGCGCGCGATGCCGATCGCGTGGGTCGCGGCCATGGGGATCGGGTACGCTGCGTGGAACATGCCGGTGAACTGGTTGCTCGCGGCGTCGGCGGGAGGGTTCATGACCGCGATCGAGATCCTCTGGATCGTCTTCGGGGCGCTCGTTCTCCTGTACACCCTGATGGAGGCCGGCGCGTTCGACCGAATCAATCAGGGGTTCGCGACGGTCAGCGACGACCGACGCGTACAGATCGTGTTGATCGCCTTCTTCATGGCGACGTTCATCGAGGGCGCCGCCGGCTTCGGGACGCCGGCCGCCGTCGTCGCGCCGCTCCTTTTGGGGCTCGGCTTCCCGGCGCTCGCGGCGGTCGTCGCCGGGATCATCGGCCACATCATCGCCGTCACGTACGGGGCGGTGGGGACGCCGATCGTGGTCGGGATCCAAAACCCGATGGAGAGCGTCGAGTTCACTCGCACCGCGATCCAGGACGGCGGGATGACCGTCCAGGAGTTCTCCGTCAACGTGGCGGCCTGGGCGGCGACGTATCACGCCTTGGTCGGGTTCGTGATGCCGCTGTTCGCGGTCGGGATGGTCGTCTACTTCTTCGGTGACCCGGAGGACCGGTCGCTGAAGCCGGCCTGGGAGGTCGCGCCGCTCTGTATCGCGTCGGGGATCGCCTTCGCGGTCCCGTACTGGATCTCGGCGTGGTTCCTCACGGCCGAATTCCCGTCGCTCATCGGGTCGATGGTCGGCGGCACCATCATCCTGACCGTTCTGCGCGCGGGATACCTCCTGCCCGACGACGAGTGGGAGTTCCCCGAGCGCGAGAAGTGGGCCGACCACTGGGTCGGAACGATCGAGCCGGGACAGTCGAACGGCAGCAACGGCGGTTCGCCCGAGGCCCAGGCGGCCGACCTCAGCGGCGACGAGGACATGTCGCTGTTCAAGGCGTGGTCGCCGTACGTCCTGCTCGTGATCCTGCTGGTCGTCACCCGCGCGGTGGGACCGATCTCGGACTTCATCAACCGCGACATCTTCATCGTCAGCTGGGGTAACATCCTCGGCACCGACCTCACCGGAGCGGTCGCGTGGATGAACGTGCCGGGCTTCTGGCTGCTCGTGAGCGCCGTGCTCGCGATCCCGATCTTCAGCATGTCCGGGCAGGAAATCGGCGACGCGTGGAAGGAGGCCGGCCGGAAGATCGTCTCGCCGTTCATCGCCTTGGTGTTCGTGATCGCGATGGTGCAGGTGATGCTCCAGTCCGGCGCCCACCCCGGAAACACGCCGGGCGGCGTCAGCATGATCGTCCTGCTCGCGCAGACGACCGCCGACATCCTCGGCGTCGCGTACCCGGCGTTCGCGTCGCTCATCGGCGCGCTCGGCGCGGCGATGGCCGGGTCGAACACCGTCTCGAACATCACGTTCGGCGCGTTCCAGTTCGAGGCGGCGACGCAGCTCGGACTGCCGCGCACGATCATCGTCGGCGCGCAGGCCGTCGGCGGCGCCATCGGGAACCTCGTCGCGATCCACAACCTCGTCGCCGCGCTGGCGACGGTCGGCCTCCTCGGACAGGAGGGGCGGGTGATGCGGCTGAACCTGATCCCGCTGCTGTACTACGCGACGGGCGTCGGTCTGCTGTGTCTGCTGTTCAGCTACGTGCTGTTCCCCGGCGTGTTCTGA
- a CDS encoding ABC transporter substrate-binding protein: protein MSPDTTETSRRSFLQRAGGATVATASVASLAGCGGNGGDGSDGEDGSDGSDGSDGEDGGDDTTSLRYGRGAHSSTLDPQNTTSGEVAKVTNQAYEGLIAFQPGEASLTESLATDWSLDGDSVTLTLREGVSFHDGSEFTADDFIATYRRFVDDDYEYHFEDSSVYGPFTLGNWIDSVEAPGDYELSITLTQTYAPFLRNLAMFAAVVISQDAIEGDTNLGEEMVGTGPFQLETLDDANNRIRLTAFDDYWGEAPNVDRVLFLTRGQNSTRAQALVEEELDIIDGLDPDSMQIIEGSDTAENRTATGINIGYMAFNLSRVEAFRDRRVRRAISYAIDTQAIVENIYSGIATQADQPIPPALFGHNDDISPYEYDPEQAQSLLDEAGYGDGFSFSLTTFQNPRGYNPAPLPTAETIRSNLAEVGIEVSIDDRQFSDYLTYTSQGSHDATLAGWYTDNADPDNFCYVLLHPQTDVPEGQDWVSWDTEGFNTSNNAAWANSEYMSVVEEAQRTTNQEDRAELYREAAQIAHDEAPWVFLDYADEVRGVSNSVSNYSVAAIGGPFLAEVELE from the coding sequence ATGTCCCCTGACACCACGGAAACGTCACGACGGAGCTTCTTGCAACGAGCGGGCGGCGCGACGGTCGCGACGGCGTCCGTCGCCTCGCTCGCCGGCTGCGGCGGAAACGGCGGCGACGGCAGCGACGGCGAGGACGGCAGTGACGGCAGCGATGGCAGCGACGGCGAGGACGGCGGCGACGACACGACCTCGCTCCGCTACGGCCGCGGCGCCCACTCAAGCACCCTCGACCCGCAGAACACGACCAGCGGCGAGGTCGCGAAGGTCACCAATCAGGCGTACGAGGGGCTGATCGCGTTCCAGCCGGGCGAGGCGTCGCTCACCGAGTCGCTCGCCACCGACTGGTCGCTCGACGGCGACTCGGTGACGCTCACGCTACGAGAGGGGGTGAGCTTCCACGACGGGTCGGAGTTCACCGCCGACGACTTCATCGCCACGTACCGGCGGTTCGTCGACGACGACTACGAGTACCACTTCGAGGACTCCTCCGTCTACGGGCCGTTCACGCTCGGCAACTGGATCGACAGCGTCGAGGCCCCGGGCGACTACGAGCTCTCGATCACGCTGACCCAGACGTACGCGCCGTTCCTCCGCAACCTCGCGATGTTCGCGGCCGTCGTCATCTCGCAGGACGCGATCGAGGGCGACACGAACCTCGGAGAGGAGATGGTCGGGACCGGCCCGTTCCAGCTCGAGACCCTCGACGACGCCAACAACCGCATCCGGCTCACCGCCTTCGACGACTACTGGGGAGAGGCCCCGAACGTCGACCGGGTGCTGTTCCTCACCCGCGGGCAGAACTCCACGCGTGCGCAGGCGCTCGTCGAAGAAGAACTCGACATCATCGACGGGCTCGACCCCGACAGCATGCAGATCATCGAGGGGTCGGACACCGCGGAGAACCGGACCGCGACGGGAATCAACATCGGGTACATGGCGTTTAACCTCTCGCGCGTCGAGGCGTTCCGCGACCGCCGGGTCCGCCGCGCGATCAGCTACGCCATCGACACCCAGGCGATCGTCGAGAACATCTACTCCGGGATCGCCACGCAGGCCGACCAGCCGATCCCGCCGGCGCTGTTCGGACACAACGACGACATCAGCCCCTACGAGTACGACCCCGAACAGGCGCAGAGCCTCCTCGATGAGGCCGGCTACGGCGACGGGTTCTCGTTCTCGCTGACGACGTTCCAGAACCCCCGCGGGTACAACCCGGCGCCGCTGCCGACCGCGGAGACGATCCGGTCGAACCTCGCCGAGGTCGGCATCGAGGTGTCGATCGACGACCGGCAGTTCTCCGACTACCTCACGTACACCAGCCAGGGGAGCCACGACGCGACGCTCGCCGGGTGGTACACCGACAACGCAGACCCCGACAACTTCTGTTACGTCCTCCTCCACCCGCAGACCGACGTGCCGGAGGGGCAGGACTGGGTCTCCTGGGACACCGAGGGGTTCAACACCTCGAACAACGCCGCGTGGGCCAACAGCGAGTACATGAGCGTCGTCGAGGAGGCCCAACGGACCACGAATCAGGAGGACCGCGCCGAGCTGTACCGAGAGGCCGCCCAGATCGCGCACGACGAGGCGCCGTGGGTGTTCCTCGACTACGCCGACGAGGTCCGCGGCGTGTCCAACAGCGTGAGCAACTACAGCGTCGCCGCGATCGGCGGGCCGTTCCTCGCCGAGGTCGAGCTCGAGTAA